The following DNA comes from Weissella koreensis KACC 15510.
CTATAGTAATGAAATGAAAGATAAGTCAAATAATAGTATTGTCACACTATTTCATGAATTAGAAGATAAATATAATCTGATATTACTTAATATTGACTTTGACCTATTTTCTCAAGCAAGAATGTTAGAGAATAATATCGATAAAGATCATGTAGAAAACTTTTTTGAAGATACATATGATATAGATCCTAATACATATCATGTGCTAAACCAAGTTGACTTAGAATTACCAGCGGAATATAGGATCATTGAAATTAATGAGCATTGGAATGTATTACGAGATGACGGAACGATGATTTATCGTGGCTATTATGATGATAATCATGGGGTGAATTATCGAATTGATGAATTTGATAGTTCAGGTACAAAATTAACTAAAACTTCTTTATTTAGTGATAGGGGCATTAAGGTAGCAGAAATATTAGTTAATTCAGAAGGACTATTTGATATTAATTATATAAATTATGATGGAAAGGTATTATTTACAAAAAATAATGCTTTGGATTGGGAAAAGGAAATTTTTGAGGGAAATCATTTATTGAATCTTAAAAATCAATGGATTTTAGATAAGGTATCTGAATTTGATGATAACCTAATAATTGCTGAAATCAGCAATCATACTTCTCCTGTATTACATGATTTGTCTAATAAAGTGATATATATAGTTCAAAAAAATGTTTTGAATAATTTGGATGAAATTGCTATTGAAGGATTAAATAGATCTAATGGAATTATTGTTAATGATGAAGATACATTATATCAAATTAAGCAAAAATTAAATGATGGTATTGATGTTATTTTTCTTCCTGAAAAAGAACCTAATATAATTTCAGGAACCTTCATGAAATATTCAGATGACTATATTGGTATCAATTTTGATGATATAAGTAATCAAACAAGAATGAATATTGTAAATGTTATGAAAGATAATATTTTTAAAAACGAAAAATTAAAGATTGAATTCTTTAGTTTGAAAAATGCAGCTGAAAATGAGTTTAAAGGTCTGATATCAAGAGTAGAAGAGGAAGGTTATTCAAAAGAAGAATTAGAAAATATACGAAAAAAAATTACATTTAAATTTTTCGCAAATTATTCGGCAATGGAAAAGTCTTTTAATAAGTATAAAATATATATTGATTTAGGGAAAAAAGATGCAAATATAGCTAGATTGCTGGCTTTGCACAATGGGACTCCACAGATTACCGCTGTTAAAAGAAAGTATGTAACGGATCGTGGAAATGGCTATAAAATAGAGAACGAATCTCATCTATGTGAGGCCGTTAATTACTTCTTAGGCAATTTAGCTAATTTAAATAAAAGTATATATTTTTCTAATAATGAAATTAAAAAAATATTTGATCCTCTGTATAAATTAATAGATAAAAATTATCCTTTGGAGAATATAAAATGAAAAGATATATAGCCAACATCTTACAAATAGGTGATGAAAATTTAAAACCAGAAGTATTAAATGAAAATATTAAATGGGAATATCTGGATATATCCAATGAAAACATAGATGATGAGTTAGAGGAAATTAAAAAAATAAATTATTTTGGTTTTAGTGGATATTTAATAACATCTAAAATTAACCTTAATCAACTTAAATTGATTGATAGTGAGATAAAAATAGAAGAATATAAAGTTTTTAATTTAAACTCTAACCAATCAGAAGAAACTCTGAATTATTTGAAAGAAAAATATCAGTATTATGATATGTCCGATAATGATATGTCAGGAGTTATAAATATTATATTTAATAATTTCTTTAATCAGCAATACGGCGATAGAATGAAAAGAGATATATTAAACATTTCATCTTCTCCAAATACAAAAGTACAGCATTTTGGACACCATAAAATTCAGATCGATACACAAAATAATTATGATAAAACATATATAGCATGGGGATCACATTATCTTTATGTCAGAGAAAATATCATGGAGTTATGGCTTGAATATGAATTATACGGAAATATAAAAATACAATTAGAAATATCCTTAACGACTTCAAGTGATGATGGAAATGTAGAAACAATTTTACTATCTGATGAGCAGATGAAAGGCCCAATTTTGATTGGGCCTTACAATCAAGGTAAAACAGTATCGTTTAGAGTTGTTTTGGAAGGAAATGGTTCTGCTGTAATTGGTAATTTACACTTTAGGCAAAGTAGAGGCAAGTATGGTCAAATGCTACCGGGTGGAGAAAGACTAGTGAACTCTAGTCGAGAGGAGCTATTCGTCTACTTTAATCAAGGTAATTTAAAACCACCTTTGAATGTTTATTTTTCAGGTTATAGAACAGCTGAAGGATTTGAAGGATATCCGATGATGAGGTCCCTGGACCATCCTTTTATATTAATTGGAGATCCTCGTTTAGAAGGTGGAGAATTTTATAGGGATATTCGGGGCGACTTAGAGGAACAACTTGTTACTTTCATAGATAATAAACTTGAAGAGCTAAATTTAAGCCGGCATGATCTTAACCTGATGGGATTATCTATGGGGACAACCGGTGCGATTTACTATTCTAA
Coding sequences within:
- the asp1 gene encoding accessory Sec system glycosyltransferase Asp1 → MHRRNLLFVPDYSNEMKDKSNNSIVTLFHELEDKYNLILLNIDFDLFSQARMLENNIDKDHVENFFEDTYDIDPNTYHVLNQVDLELPAEYRIIEINEHWNVLRDDGTMIYRGYYDDNHGVNYRIDEFDSSGTKLTKTSLFSDRGIKVAEILVNSEGLFDINYINYDGKVLFTKNNALDWEKEIFEGNHLLNLKNQWILDKVSEFDDNLIIAEISNHTSPVLHDLSNKVIYIVQKNVLNNLDEIAIEGLNRSNGIIVNDEDTLYQIKQKLNDGIDVIFLPEKEPNIISGTFMKYSDDYIGINFDDISNQTRMNIVNVMKDNIFKNEKLKIEFFSLKNAAENEFKGLISRVEEEGYSKEELENIRKKITFKFFANYSAMEKSFNKYKIYIDLGKKDANIARLLALHNGTPQITAVKRKYVTDRGNGYKIENESHLCEAVNYFLGNLANLNKSIYFSNNEIKKIFDPLYKLIDKNYPLENIK
- the asp2 gene encoding accessory Sec system protein Asp2; the encoded protein is MKRYIANILQIGDENLKPEVLNENIKWEYLDISNENIDDELEEIKKINYFGFSGYLITSKINLNQLKLIDSEIKIEEYKVFNLNSNQSEETLNYLKEKYQYYDMSDNDMSGVINIIFNNFFNQQYGDRMKRDILNISSSPNTKVQHFGHHKIQIDTQNNYDKTYIAWGSHYLYVRENIMELWLEYELYGNIKIQLEISLTTSSDDGNVETILLSDEQMKGPILIGPYNQGKTVSFRVVLEGNGSAVIGNLHFRQSRGKYGQMLPGGERLVNSSREELFVYFNQGNLKPPLNVYFSGYRTAEGFEGYPMMRSLDHPFILIGDPRLEGGEFYRDIRGDLEEQLVTFIDNKLEELNLSRHDLNLMGLSMGTTGAIYYSNILKPGNVIVGKPLINLKRIAENSTVNRSEDFLTALDIQKDMNISDGEFITKNIKLENIKDTTFYVIYMEQDDYDNTGFYKLKELFDGNVNLIGKGFEGRHNDESDNVVEWFLIYTKDAIKKWEDNNE